The stretch of DNA AGAATTCGCGAGGGCTGTTCTCTGCCGATAATTGGAGTCGGTGGCGTTTCAAGCGCAGATGATGTTATTGACTTTCTCTCTTGCGGCGCGTCGGCGGTGCAGATGCTTTCTGGAGCCCTGATAAACGGCAAAGAACTTTTCAAAAGGATAGTGGACTCTCTTCCGTCGGCTCTCGAAAAGAGAGGATTCGAAAGTGTGAAAGATGCGATCGACTCTGCCGAAAGACAGAAAGAGTCCTTTGAGGTGAGAAATCCGGTAATCGATCACGATAAATGTACGAGATGCGGATTGTGTGTTGCGGTTTGCCCTTACTTTGCGCTGAGTCTGGATGAAAAGGTGGAAGTGGACACGGCTGAGTGCTTCGGTTGCGGGCTGTGCGAATCACGTTGCCCAGTTGGCGCGATCGGCGGTGTCCTGACTTGAGAAAATACTTTCTAAAGTGCATCAGTTGCGGCAAGGAATTTACAGAAGATGAAGTAGATTACTTCTGCCCCGATTGCGGTGAGAGAAGGGGAACACTGGAAGTCGTTTATGATTTCGAGCAGGTGAGAAAGCAATATAGATGCAGTTCATTACCGCTTCACAGAAAGGGAATCTGGGCTTTCGACTTTCTGCTGCCCTTTGAAGAAGAGGTCGATCCTCCGGAGCTTCTGGTTGGAAACACGCCGCTGTATAGAAGCGATTCTCTTGCAAGAAAGTATGGGGTGGCAGAGGTTTTTGTGAAGGACGACGGAAGAAACCCGACGGCCTCCTTCAAAGACAGAGCTAGCGCAATCGCAGTGGCAAAGGCCAAAGCGAAGGGATTCGACACGATCTTCTGTGCCTC from Mesotoga infera encodes:
- a CDS encoding 4Fe-4S dicluster domain-containing protein, whose protein sequence is INSLGPVYPFDRKANRSLMGSGDGFGWISGPVIKKLSLSSVRRIREGCSLPIIGVGGVSSADDVIDFLSCGASAVQMLSGALINGKELFKRIVDSLPSALEKRGFESVKDAIDSAERQKESFEVRNPVIDHDKCTRCGLCVAVCPYFALSLDEKVEVDTAECFGCGLCESRCPVGAIGGVLT